The Pleuronectes platessa chromosome 10, fPlePla1.1, whole genome shotgun sequence genome contains a region encoding:
- the LOC128449148 gene encoding female protein: MILLLGLVMLTGCAESIEDMSGRMFTFPEQTNTARVKLNIAEQVLSEVTLCHRSFTDLKRDHALFSLATSSNNNDFLIFWDETNKEIEPHIRDTKVEYGAFDYKPNMWHSICTTWDSKSGLVQMWFDGIPSIKKSISSRSSIQGTMMIILGQEQDSHGGGFDSKQSFVGMMSDVHMWDYILSSCEIQNYVDERQFTPGNVINWNALDFQIVNNVLIEQKSMSCH; the protein is encoded by the exons ATGATCCTTCTGCTAGGGTTGGTGATGCTGACAGGATGTGCTGAAAGTATCGaag aTATGTCGGGTCGGATGTTCACTTTCCCAGAGCAAACCAACACTGCTCGTGTGAAGCTGAACATAGCAGAACAGGTTTTAAGTGAAGTTACTCTCTGTCACAG ATCCTTTACTGACCTCAAAAGAGACCACGCCCTCTTCTCTCTGGCCACATCCTCCAACAACAATGACTTCCTGATTTTTTGGGATGAAACAAATAAGGAGATAGAGCCTCACATCAGGGACACAAAGGTAGAATATGGAGCGTTCGACTACAAGCCGAACATGTGGCACTCCATTTGTACCACGTGGGACTCTAAGTCTGGACTGGTGCAGATGTGGTTTGATGGAATACCCTCGATTAAGAAGTCCATCAGCTCTAGGTCCAGCATCCAAGGAACCATGATGATTATTTTAGGACag GAGCAGGATTCCCACGGTGGGGGATTTGACAGTAAACAGTCTTTCGTTGGCATGATGTCGGACGTCCACATGTGGGACTACATCCTTTCCTCCTGCGAGATCCAGAACTATGTGGATGAACGCCAATTCACTCCAGGGAATGTGATCAACTGGAATGCACTGGACTTCCAGATTGTAAACAATGTGCTGATTGAGCAAAAATCTATGTCATGTCACTGA
- the LOC128449149 gene encoding mucosal pentraxin gives MILLLGLVMLTGCAESIEDMSGRMFLFPEQTNTARVKLNITQQDLSEVTLCHRSFTDLKRDHALFSLATSSNSNGFLIFWDETNKEMDSFIIDKKVEYGRFDYRPNMWHSICTTWGSESGLVQMWFDGIPSIRRSTSSGSSIQGPMMIILGQEQDSHGGGFDSKQSFVGMISDVHMWDFILSSCEIQNYVDEPQFTPGNVINWNALDFQIVNNVLIEQKSKSCH, from the exons ATGATCCTCCTGCTTGGGTTGGTGATGCTGACAGGATGTGCTGAAAGTATTGAAg aTATGTCGGGTCGGATGTTCCTTTTCCCAGAGCAAACCAACACTGCTCGTGTGAAGCTGAACATAACACAACAGGATTTAAGTGAAGTTACTCTCTGTCACAG ATCCTTTACTGACCTCAAAAGAGACCACGCCCTCTTCTCTCTGGCCACATCCTCCAACAGCAATGGCTTCCTGATTTTTTGGGATGAAACAAATAAGGAGATGGATTCTTTCATCATTGATAAAAAGGTAGAATATGGAAGGTTCGACTACAGGCCGAACATGTGGCACTCCATTTGTACCACGTGGGGCTCTGAGTCTGGACTGGTGCAGATGTGGTTTGATGGAATACCCTCGATTAGGAGATCCACCAGCTCTGGTTCCAGCATCCAAGGACCCATGATGATTATTTTAGGACag GAGCAGGATTCCCACGGTGGGGGATTTGACAGTAAACAGTCTTTCGTTGGCATGATATCGGACGTCCACATGTGGGACTTCATCCTTTCCTCCTGCGAGATCCAGAACTATGTGGATGAACCCCAATTCACTCCAGGGAATGTGATCAACTGGAATGCACTGGACTTCCAGATTGTAAACAATGTGCTGATTGAGCAAAAATCTAAGTCATGTCactga
- the steap4 gene encoding metalloreductase STEAP4 → MSKEVKPESVSLNPLGTAAAPESELLCIYGTGDLGRSLGLRLLQSGYRVVYGSRRPHSCGPLPQGAQVMSHAAASQSAGLVFICIHREHYEFLEALAPQLKGKVLVDVSNNLKKNLYPEANAEYLQRLVPGAHVVKGFNTLSAWALQNGPTDANRQVYLCGNSAEAKQAVAEAATKLGFSVLDRGSLSAARELEDFPLQLFPEWRLPLRVAVGLTAFFFFYVLLRDVVYTYVYEGKDISFRIMVSLANKVFPIVSLIMLALCYLPGVIAAVLQLYRGTKYKRFPNWLDRWMLCRKQLGLLALGFAFLHVLYTLIIPIRYYVRFRIGASTISQIKENKTNEFDNTSAWRSDSYYSVGILGFAVYLLLGITSLPSVSNALSWREFSFVQSKLGYLTVFLCTLHTYLYGWNRFLKSYAYKWYTPPGYMLSLVLPSVVLVLKLLLMLPCVDRTLTRIRQGWERTDPEDDSKKSLLT, encoded by the exons ATGTCAAAGGAGGTGAAGCCAGAGAGTGTGTCCCTGAATCCTCTCGGCACAGCAGCTGCCCCAGAGTCCGAGCTGTTGTGTATCTATGGGACGGGGGACCTGGGTCGCTCTCTGGGACTGCGTCTGCTCCAGTCTGGCTACAGGGTGGTCTATGGCAGCCGCAGACCACACAGCTGTGGCCCCTTGCCTCAGGGAGCTCAG GTGATGAGCCATGCGGCAGCGTCTCAGTCAGCTGGTCTGGTGTTTATTTGCATTCACAGAGAACACTATGAATTCCTCGAGGCTCTCGCACCTCAGCTCAAGGGGAAG GTGCTGGTGGACGTCAGCAACAACCTCAAGAAGAATCTATATCCGGAGGCCAATGCTGAGTACCTGCAGAG gcTGGTCCCCGGAGCTCATGTGGTGAAAGGTTTTAACACTTTGTCTGCCTGGGCTCTGCAGAACGGACCGACAGATGCCAACAGACAG GTTTACCTGTGTGGAAACAGTGCTGAGGCAAAGCAGGCAGTGGCAGAGGCAGCCACCAAATTGGGCTTCTCAGTTCTGGATAGAGGGTCCCTGTCTGCAGCCAGAGAACTGGAGGACTTCCCCCTGCAGCTGTTCCCTGAGTGGAGGCTGCCTCTCCGCGTTGCCGTCGGCCTCAccgccttcttcttcttctacgtGCTCCTCAGAGACGTCGTCTACACGTACGTTTATGAGGGGAAAGACATCTCTTTTCGAATCATGGTGTCCCTGGCCAACAAG GTGTTTCCCATTGTGTCACTCATCATGTTGGCTTTGTGCTACCTGCCTGGCGTCATCGCTGCCGTCCTTCAGCTCTACAGAGGAACCAAATACAA GCGTTTCCCTAACTGGCTGGATCGCTGGATGCTGTGCAGAAAACAGCTGGGATTACTGGCACTTGGCTTCGCCTTTCTACATGTGCTCTACACCCTTATCATCCCCATTAG ATATTATGTGAGATTCAGGATTGGTGCAAGTACCATCTCACAG ATCAAGGAGAACAAAACGAACGAGTTTGACAACACTTCAGCCTGGCGTTCGGACTCCTACTACTCTGTGGGGATCCTGGGATTCGCGGTTTATCTCCTGCTGGGAATAACGTCTCTGCCCTCCGTCAGCAATGCTCTCAGCTGGAGGGAGTTCAGCTTCGTACAG tcAAAGCTAGGCTACCTCACGGTGTTCCTCTGCACCCTTCACACCTACCTGTATGGGTGGAACAGGTTCCTTAAATCCTACGCCTACAAATGGTACACTCCTCCTGGCTACATGCTCAGCCTGGTGTTGCCGTCTGTGGTGTTGGTGCTCAAGCTGTTGCTCATGCTGCCCTGCGTGGACCGCACCCTCACCCGCATTCGACAGGGCTGGGAGAGGACCGACCCGGAGGATGACAGCAAGAAATCACTGCTCACATAG
- the LOC128449150 gene encoding serum amyloid P-component, which translates to MIVLLVLAMLTACAAVTEDLSDRMFTFPQQSNTAHVKLNLARQELSVVTLCHRSFTDLKRDHALFSLATSSNNNDFLIFWDGANKKIAPHIRDKKVEYAGFDYKPNMWHSICTTWDSKSGLVQVWFDGIPSIKKSISSGSSIKGTMMITLGQEQDSHGGGFDVKQSFVGMMSDVHMWDYILSSCQIQKYMDDRHFTPGNVINWNALDYQIVNNVLIEQKLNSCH; encoded by the exons ATGATCGTTCTGCTTGTGTTGGCGATGCTGACAGCATGTGCTGCAGTTACTGAAG ATCTGTCGGATCGAATGTTCACTTTTCCACAGCAAAGCAACACTGCTCACGTGAAGCTGAACCTAGCAAGACAGGAATTAAGTGTTGTAACTCTCTGTCACAG ATCCTTTACTGACCTCAAAAGAGACCAcgctctcttctctctggcCACATCCTCCAACAACAATGACTTCTTGATTTTTTGGGATGGAGCAAATAAGAAGATAGCGCCTCACATTAGGGATAAAAAGGTAGAATATGCAGGGTTCGACTACAAGCCAAACATGTGGCACTCCATTTGTACCACATGGGACTCTAAGTCTGGACTGGTGCAGGTGTGGTTTGATGGAATACCCTCGATTAAGAAGTCCATCAGCTCTGGGTCCAGCATCAAAGGAACCATGATGATCACTTTAGGACAG GAGCAGGATTCCCACGGTGGGGGTTTTGACGTTAAACAGTCTTTCGTTGGCATGATGTCGGACGTCCACATGTGGGACTACATCCTTTCCTCCTGCCAGATCCAGAAATACATGGATGATCGCCACTTCACTCCAGGGAATGTGATCAACTGGAATGCACTGGACTACCAGATTGTAAACAATGTATTGATTGAGCAAAAATTGAATTCATGTCACTGA